A genomic window from Sorex araneus isolate mSorAra2 chromosome 2, mSorAra2.pri, whole genome shotgun sequence includes:
- the LOC101550998 gene encoding olfactory receptor 6C74-like: protein MGNHTKVTVFILAGLTEDPQIQVILFIFLFFTYLLSISGNLIIITLTLVDTQLKTPMYFFLRNFSFLEISYTTTCIPKLLATMATGDKTISYDCCVTQCFFAFLFGASEFYLLAAMSYDRYVAICKPLHYTTIMNGKVCLTLLLCCWVAGFFTIFVPLLLGINLDFCDSNIIDHFYCDTTPLMQISCSDTHVLETLGFISALVTLLVTLIMVIISYAYIAVTILKFPSASQKKKAFSTCSSHMIVISLSYGSCIFMYAKPSVEQRVSFSKGIAVLNTSVAPLLNPFIYTLRNKQVKTAFMNTLQRVVSSLKK from the coding sequence ATGGGAAACCATACAAAAGTGACAGTCTTCATTCTTGCAGGTTTGACGGAAGATCCACAAATACAAGTTATATTATTTATCTTCCTCTTTTTCACCTATTTGCTAAGCATTTCTGGTAATCTGATCATTATCACACTTACTCTAGTAGACACTCAACTCAAGAcccccatgtactttttcctccggaatttttcctttttagaaatTTCCTATACTACTACATGCATCCCTAAATTGCTGGCTACGATGGCCACTGGGGACAAAACCATTTCCTATGACTGTTGTGTTACTCAATGTTTTTTTGCCTTTCTGTTTGGAGCCTCCGAATTTTACTTGCTAGCAGCCATGTCTTATGACCGTTATGTGGCCATCTGTAAGCCCCTGCACTACACAACCATCATGAATGGTAAAGTGTGCCTAACGCTTCTTCTCTGCTGTTGGGTGGCTGGCTTTTTTACCATCTTTGTGCCTCTCCTTTTAGGCATAAACCTTGATTTCTGTGACTCCAATATTATTGATCACTTCTATTGTGACACAACTCCTCTTATGCAGATCTCCTGCTCAGACACCCACGTCCTAGAGACACTGGGCTTCATTTCTGCTTTAGTGACACTCTTGGTCACATTGATAATGGTGATAATATCTTATGCCTATATTGCAGTAACAATTCTAAAGTTCCCTTCAGCTAGTCAGAAGAAAAAAGCTTTTTCAACATGTTCGTCTCACATGATTGTGATATCCCTTTCTTACGGCAGTTGCATTTTCATGTACGCTAAACCATCAGTTGAACAAAGAGTATCATTTTCGAAGGGAATTGCCGTGCTCAATACTTCCGTGGCTCCACTTTTAAATCCTTTTATCTACACCTTAAGgaacaaacaagtgaaaacagccttcaTGAATACATTGCAAAGAGTTGTTTCCTCCTTAAAGAAGTGA